A genome region from Methanobacterium subterraneum includes the following:
- a CDS encoding 30S ribosomal protein S4 translates to MGHPRKARKKYDTPSHPWNADRIKQENKLVQKYGLKNKKEVWKAETMVKRYRRDARELLGITSEHNSQERDQLLGHLIKLGILPENAKLEAVLDLTVEDVLRRRLQTVVHRKGLAYTAKEARVFVVHGHIAMNNKKIDSPSYLVKRGEEELIGYYPGSAVIKLKIPENPKKEKPKKERPKRDSYRGRGRRNRR, encoded by the coding sequence ATGGGACATCCAAGAAAGGCAAGGAAAAAGTACGATACCCCTTCACACCCCTGGAATGCAGACCGCATAAAACAGGAAAATAAATTAGTTCAAAAATACGGCCTGAAAAACAAGAAAGAAGTTTGGAAAGCCGAAACCATGGTTAAAAGGTACAGGAGAGATGCCAGGGAACTGCTGGGTATAACCAGTGAACACAACTCCCAGGAAAGAGATCAACTACTGGGCCACCTGATAAAATTAGGAATACTGCCAGAGAATGCTAAACTGGAAGCTGTTCTGGACCTTACTGTAGAAGATGTACTACGCCGCAGATTACAGACTGTAGTACACCGTAAAGGACTGGCCTACACTGCCAAAGAAGCACGAGTATTCGTGGTTCACGGGCACATAGCCATGAACAACAAAAAGATTGACTCCCCCAGCTACCTGGTTAAAAGGGGAGAAGAAGAACTAATAGGATACTATCCTGGTTCAGCAGTTATAAAACTTAAAATCCCTGAAAATCCTAAAAAGGAAAAACCTAAAAAGGAAAGACCAAAAAGGGACTCATATAGAGGAAGAGGAAGGAGAAATAGGAGGTAA
- a CDS encoding 30S ribosomal protein S13, translating to MEDDFKHMVRIARKDVNGNKTIINALTDIKGIGKALSGAICTTMDFDPNQKVGYLPDKEVLRLEEAVKDPQNSTIPRWMLNRRNDYETGETTHLIESDLVMRLRDDLNRMKKTRSYKGRRHEVGLPVRGQRTKSTFRKGSSVGVRRRRRG from the coding sequence ATGGAAGACGATTTCAAACATATGGTCCGGATCGCCCGTAAAGACGTGAACGGGAACAAGACCATAATAAACGCCCTGACTGATATAAAGGGAATAGGTAAGGCATTATCCGGTGCCATCTGCACCACCATGGATTTTGATCCTAACCAGAAAGTAGGATACTTACCAGACAAGGAAGTACTACGCCTGGAAGAAGCTGTTAAAGATCCTCAAAACAGCACTATACCTAGATGGATGCTCAACCGTCGTAACGACTATGAAACTGGAGAAACCACCCACCTCATAGAATCTGATCTGGTGATGCGCCTACGGGACGACCTCAACCGGATGAAGAAAACCCGAAGTTACAAGGGACGAAGACACGAAGTGGGACTACCAGTAAGGGGTCAGAGAACCAAATCCACATTCCGTAAGGGAAGCTCCGTTGGAGTTAGAAGGAGAAGAAGAGGATAA
- a CDS encoding RNA-guided pseudouridylation complex pseudouridine synthase subunit Cbf5, which produces MAELLQKAYGETDPQYGSPPEERPIEEHLSRGIINLDKSSGPTSHEIDAWVKRILQCDKTGHGGTLDPRVTGVLPIGIDNATRAIQLLLEAPKEYVCLMRIHEDVGKERVVNILEEFTGKIFQTPPLRSAVKRELRVRSVYYVNILEIDGQDALFRIGCEAGTYIRKYCHDIGEALGCGAHMAELRRTRVGDFQEDETLKTLQDVTDAYHYWKEDDDEAPLRECVLPMEQAASHLKQVVVRDSAVDALCHGADLAAGGILQLSEGIKRKETLTVLTLKGELVAAGEALATTNEIDQAEKGIMVNIKKVFMEPGTYPMMWK; this is translated from the coding sequence ATGGCAGAACTCCTTCAAAAAGCCTACGGGGAAACAGATCCCCAATACGGCTCTCCGCCGGAAGAAAGGCCTATTGAGGAGCATCTGTCCAGGGGCATAATTAACCTGGATAAATCCTCCGGCCCAACATCCCATGAAATCGATGCATGGGTTAAACGGATCCTCCAGTGTGACAAAACCGGTCACGGTGGAACTCTGGATCCCAGGGTCACCGGAGTACTGCCCATTGGAATTGACAATGCAACCCGGGCCATACAACTACTCCTGGAGGCACCCAAAGAATACGTATGCCTCATGCGCATCCACGAAGATGTGGGGAAAGAGCGTGTGGTGAATATTCTGGAAGAGTTCACCGGGAAAATATTCCAAACACCCCCATTGCGTTCTGCAGTGAAAAGGGAACTCAGGGTGCGGAGCGTATACTACGTGAACATCCTGGAGATAGATGGTCAGGATGCACTATTCCGTATTGGTTGTGAAGCCGGTACCTACATCCGTAAGTACTGTCACGATATTGGTGAAGCATTAGGATGCGGAGCCCACATGGCAGAACTCCGCCGAACACGTGTCGGAGACTTCCAGGAGGATGAAACACTTAAAACCCTCCAGGACGTCACTGATGCCTACCATTACTGGAAGGAAGATGATGACGAGGCACCCCTCCGGGAGTGTGTGCTCCCCATGGAACAGGCCGCCAGCCACCTTAAACAAGTGGTAGTACGGGATTCAGCAGTGGATGCACTGTGCCACGGTGCGGATCTGGCAGCCGGCGGAATACTCCAGTTAAGTGAAGGTATTAAGAGGAAAGAAACCCTGACAGTCCTAACCCTTAAGGGTGAACTGGTGGCAGCTGGTGAGGCACTGGCCACCACCAATGAAATTGACCAGGCCGAGAAGGGCATCATGGTAAATATAAAAAAGGTTTTTATGGAACCAGGAACATACCCAATGATGTGGAAGTAA
- a CDS encoding 50S ribosomal protein L14e, with product MPAIEVGRICMKISGREAGEKCVIVEIIDDKFVEVIGNTVKNRRCNIKHLEPLEQVIEIKTEDPEEIKKEFEAAIA from the coding sequence ATGCCAGCAATAGAAGTTGGAAGAATTTGTATGAAAATCTCCGGAAGAGAAGCCGGTGAAAAATGTGTAATAGTCGAGATCATAGATGATAAATTTGTGGAAGTAATAGGAAACACAGTTAAAAACCGCAGATGCAACATCAAACACCTGGAACCATTGGAACAGGTAATTGAAATCAAGACTGAAGACCCTGAAGAAATCAAAAAAGAATTCGAAGCCGCAATTGCTTAA
- the cmk gene encoding (d)CMP kinase, producing MIITIGGPAGSGTSTTSRILSEKTGIPYISAGDIFRQMAAERGMDILKFSKFAEGNIEIDQEIDQRQAKIAAESEDLIVEGRLSAYFVDADLKVWCNAPLDVRSERISKRESKSITLAREEIITRERSEAQRYLEIHQIDINNMDVYDVVINTHAFKADSVAQIIVKVTEVIKCQQ from the coding sequence ATGATCATAACCATCGGTGGACCTGCAGGCAGTGGAACCAGCACAACCTCCCGCATACTATCTGAAAAAACAGGAATCCCCTACATTTCAGCAGGGGACATATTCCGGCAGATGGCTGCAGAGAGGGGTATGGACATACTCAAGTTCAGTAAATTCGCCGAAGGAAACATAGAAATTGACCAGGAAATAGACCAGAGACAGGCTAAAATAGCCGCAGAAAGTGAAGATCTCATAGTGGAAGGCCGCCTGTCAGCCTACTTTGTGGACGCTGATTTGAAGGTATGGTGCAACGCCCCCCTGGATGTCCGCTCAGAGCGGATCAGTAAGCGGGAGAGTAAATCCATCACCCTGGCACGTGAAGAGATAATAACCAGAGAGCGGAGTGAAGCCCAACGGTACCTGGAAATACACCAAATAGACATTAACAACATGGATGTCTATGACGTTGTAATTAACACTCATGCCTTTAAGGCTGATAGCGTCGCTCAAATCATAGTAAAAGTAACTGAGGTGATCAAATGCCAGCAATAG
- a CDS encoding 50S ribosomal protein L34e, whose protein sequence is MPALRYRSRTYKRTFRRTPGGKTVLHYKKKKPKKHHCAECGKLLHGVPRGRPYQIRKLAKSKKRPNRPYGGNLCTECTRRLFKEQARSLGAPQETESQEIEE, encoded by the coding sequence ATGCCAGCGTTAAGATACAGATCACGAACCTACAAAAGAACCTTCCGTAGGACCCCTGGAGGCAAAACCGTCCTCCACTACAAAAAGAAAAAACCTAAAAAGCACCACTGTGCTGAATGCGGTAAACTCTTACACGGGGTTCCACGAGGAAGACCTTACCAAATAAGAAAACTCGCCAAATCCAAAAAACGACCTAACCGACCATACGGCGGAAACCTGTGCACCGAGTGCACACGCCGATTGTTCAAGGAACAGGCCCGTTCATTAGGCGCACCCCAAGAGACTGAATCTCAAGAGATTGAGGAATAG
- a CDS encoding DUF106 domain-containing protein has translation MAFEFITQPIFNVLDFVFMPLVNTFGPMIGVFIISTIVAFFITLANKLLVDQDRLQFVQKEMKVFQQEMMAAQKSGDPKEMARAQKKQSEFMDLQKEMMTNSFKPMIVTMLPILLIFWWMAAEPAIGKLVVELPSFVFYVLLVPLFHMFYHQSPGVPYMAIEWLGWYILCSFAMSMLFRKFMGLKSGGI, from the coding sequence ATGGCATTTGAATTTATAACTCAACCAATATTCAATGTACTGGACTTTGTGTTCATGCCTTTGGTCAATACCTTTGGCCCAATGATCGGGGTGTTCATAATATCCACCATTGTGGCCTTTTTCATAACCCTGGCCAACAAACTACTGGTGGACCAGGACCGGTTGCAGTTTGTGCAGAAGGAAATGAAAGTTTTCCAGCAGGAGATGATGGCAGCCCAGAAATCAGGGGATCCTAAAGAAATGGCCCGAGCGCAGAAAAAACAGTCTGAATTCATGGACTTACAGAAGGAAATGATGACCAACTCCTTCAAACCCATGATCGTGACCATGTTACCCATCCTCCTCATATTCTGGTGGATGGCTGCTGAACCAGCAATTGGTAAACTGGTAGTGGAATTACCATCATTTGTATTCTACGTTCTACTGGTGCCACTGTTCCACATGTTCTATCACCAGTCACCTGGAGTTCCCTATATGGCCATTGAATGGCTGGGATGGTACATTCTCTGCTCATTTGCCATGTCCATGTTATTCCGAAAATTCATGGGACTTAAAAGTGGGGGAATATAA
- a CDS encoding adenylate kinase has product MKVVVVAGIPGSGSTTVLQHALKETDYVHVNYGDVMLEIAQEMKLVEDRDSMRKLPPETQKKVQKKAAGTIRARAEKANTIVDTHCTIKTPSGFLPGLPQWVLEELEPDMFILIEADGDEILMRRVSDTTRIRDMERLQEINLHQEMNRATAMAYAVYTGATVKIIENHNDLLEKSVEEMKQTLIR; this is encoded by the coding sequence ATGAAAGTTGTTGTAGTTGCAGGAATACCCGGATCAGGAAGCACCACTGTGCTTCAACACGCACTTAAAGAAACCGACTACGTCCACGTGAACTACGGGGATGTTATGCTGGAAATAGCTCAGGAAATGAAGTTGGTGGAAGACCGGGATTCCATGCGTAAACTCCCCCCTGAAACCCAGAAGAAAGTTCAAAAAAAAGCAGCTGGAACCATAAGAGCCCGGGCTGAGAAAGCCAACACCATTGTGGACACCCACTGTACCATTAAAACCCCATCTGGATTCTTACCCGGCCTACCCCAATGGGTCCTGGAGGAACTGGAACCCGACATGTTCATTCTCATCGAAGCTGATGGGGATGAAATACTCATGCGTCGGGTGAGTGACACCACCCGGATCAGGGACATGGAAAGATTGCAGGAGATAAACCTGCACCAGGAAATGAACCGGGCCACAGCCATGGCCTATGCCGTATACACTGGGGCCACTGTCAAGATCATTGAAAATCATAATGACCTTTTGGAGAAGTCAGTTGAAGAAATGAAACAAACCTTAATAAGATAA
- the secY gene encoding preprotein translocase subunit SecY: MLKEALLPIFSYLPQVKSPSYRVPFKEKLKWTGVILILYFILSQIPLFGLSPTAVDQFSQLRAVMAGSFGSIITLGIGPIVSASIILQLLVGGKILNLDLSQHDDKAFFQGTQKLLAVIFTLFEGGVLVLTGSLSASTPSLVWVMILQITIGGILIIFLDEVISKWGFGSGVGLFIVAGVSSQIVTGSLNPLSSPTSPGVPSGAIPQFLYLLTTSQPDFSLLIPIIALVAVFLVVVYAESMRVEIPLSFGGVKGARGKYPLKFIYASNMPVILTSALLLNVQLFAALFQKLGFPILGTVSNGRAISGVAYYLTTPYGLSSLLTNPLQVAIYGVVFIASCVLFAWLWVELSNIGPKAVAKQLHGMGMQIPGFRSSRTQFERLLKKYIPAITVLGGAFVGLLAFGADLTGALGGGTGVLLTVGIVYKLYEEIAQEQLMDMHPMLRKFLGD, translated from the coding sequence TTGTTGAAGGAAGCTCTTCTGCCGATTTTCTCATATTTACCCCAGGTAAAATCACCAAGTTACCGGGTCCCCTTTAAAGAAAAATTAAAGTGGACTGGGGTAATCCTGATACTGTACTTTATACTCAGTCAGATACCATTATTCGGCCTCAGTCCCACTGCTGTGGACCAATTCTCCCAGTTAAGGGCGGTAATGGCCGGTAGTTTTGGTTCTATAATTACCCTGGGTATCGGACCCATAGTATCAGCATCCATCATACTCCAACTCCTGGTTGGAGGTAAGATCCTCAATCTGGATCTCTCACAACATGATGACAAGGCTTTCTTCCAGGGAACCCAGAAACTCCTGGCAGTGATATTCACCCTCTTCGAGGGTGGAGTTCTGGTCCTCACTGGTTCACTTTCAGCATCAACCCCATCACTGGTATGGGTCATGATCCTGCAGATCACCATTGGTGGAATACTGATCATCTTCCTGGATGAAGTAATATCCAAATGGGGATTTGGAAGTGGAGTAGGACTGTTTATTGTTGCCGGTGTATCATCCCAGATAGTCACTGGATCTTTAAATCCATTATCTTCACCAACATCACCGGGAGTACCATCCGGTGCCATACCCCAATTCCTGTACCTACTCACCACCAGCCAACCCGACTTCAGTCTACTGATACCCATCATCGCATTGGTAGCAGTGTTCCTGGTGGTAGTTTATGCAGAAAGTATGCGGGTGGAAATACCATTGTCCTTTGGAGGGGTAAAGGGAGCAAGGGGTAAATACCCATTAAAGTTCATCTATGCCAGTAATATGCCGGTTATACTAACCAGCGCATTACTCTTAAACGTGCAGCTATTCGCTGCCTTATTCCAGAAGTTAGGATTCCCAATTCTGGGAACAGTATCCAATGGCAGAGCCATAAGTGGAGTGGCCTACTATTTAACCACCCCCTATGGGCTTTCCAGTTTACTAACCAATCCATTGCAGGTTGCAATTTATGGTGTGGTATTCATTGCATCATGTGTGTTATTCGCCTGGTTATGGGTTGAATTAAGTAATATAGGGCCCAAAGCAGTGGCCAAACAATTACATGGAATGGGAATGCAAATTCCCGGATTCAGGAGCAGCCGTACCCAGTTTGAGAGACTGCTGAAAAAATACATCCCAGCAATCACCGTTCTGGGAGGTGCCTTTGTAGGTCTCCTGGCCTTCGGCGCAGACCTTACCGGAGCATTGGGAGGGGGTACCGGTGTTCTCTTGACTGTGGGTATTGTGTATAAACTCTATGAAGAAATAGCTCAGGAGCAACTCATGGACATGCACCCCATGCTCAGGAAGTTCTTAGGTGATTAA
- a CDS encoding uL15 family ribosomal protein: MIRRTRKIRKLRGSRTIGGGCSKKRRGAGHRGGRGKAGGHKHMWTWVVKFDPDRYGKHGFKRPQKTINKFKTVNLDYLDDNAEKLVEQELAQKEGDTIIIDVTQLGYDKVLGKGKLTKSLTIKANHFSASAVAKIEENGGEAVSLQ, translated from the coding sequence ATGATAAGAAGAACCCGCAAAATAAGGAAACTGCGTGGCTCCCGAACTATTGGGGGCGGTTGCTCTAAGAAACGAAGAGGAGCCGGTCACCGTGGTGGAAGAGGAAAAGCCGGAGGCCATAAACATATGTGGACCTGGGTTGTTAAATTCGACCCGGACAGGTATGGTAAGCACGGTTTCAAAAGACCACAAAAGACCATAAACAAGTTCAAAACAGTGAACCTGGATTATCTGGATGATAATGCTGAAAAACTGGTTGAACAGGAATTAGCCCAGAAGGAAGGAGACACCATCATTATCGATGTCACTCAATTAGGCTACGATAAAGTACTGGGCAAAGGAAAACTAACCAAATCTCTTACAATCAAAGCTAACCACTTCTCTGCAAGTGCAGTTGCCAAGATTGAAGAAAATGGGGGAGAAGCAGTAAGTCTCCAGTAG
- the rpsE gene encoding 30S ribosomal protein S5 has translation MNDYNTEEWEPKTNLGRMVKEGQITSIDEIFDRGLPIMELEIVDALLPDLEEEVMDVNLVQRMHKSGRKVNFRVIVAVGNKNGYVGLGQGKAKEVGPAIRKAVDNAKYNVIKVRRGCGDWGCVCGREHTVPFKVEGKIGSVRVTLIPAPGGVGLAIGNVGKTILGLAGIDDVWSMTRGQTQTTINFAGAVFDALKKLSMVKAPAKDLKKLGVCVE, from the coding sequence ATGAATGATTATAACACCGAAGAATGGGAGCCCAAAACCAACTTGGGTCGCATGGTGAAGGAGGGCCAGATCACATCCATTGATGAGATCTTCGATCGTGGCCTGCCTATCATGGAACTGGAAATTGTGGATGCACTACTCCCAGATCTCGAAGAAGAGGTCATGGATGTTAACCTGGTGCAGAGAATGCACAAATCCGGGCGAAAAGTGAACTTCCGGGTTATTGTAGCCGTGGGAAACAAGAACGGTTACGTGGGATTAGGGCAGGGCAAAGCCAAAGAGGTTGGCCCAGCCATACGAAAAGCAGTGGATAACGCAAAATACAATGTCATCAAGGTCCGCCGAGGATGCGGAGACTGGGGTTGTGTTTGTGGACGAGAACACACCGTACCTTTCAAAGTGGAAGGTAAAATTGGCAGTGTCCGGGTAACTCTCATACCTGCACCAGGAGGTGTGGGTCTGGCCATAGGAAACGTTGGTAAAACCATCCTTGGACTGGCTGGAATTGACGATGTATGGTCCATGACCAGAGGACAAACCCAGACCACCATCAACTTCGCAGGTGCTGTGTTCGATGCACTTAAAAAGTTAAGCATGGTGAAAGCCCCAGCCAAAGACCTAAAAAAACTGGGCGTCTGTGTGGAGTAA
- a CDS encoding 50S ribosomal protein L18: MAKGSRYKVAFKRRREGKTDYGARLKLIGLDKHRLVVRVTGNHTIAQIVDVQMEGDETLVSAHSQELKNMGWLASGKNTSAAYLTGYLCGKKAIKEGIEGAVLDMGLATSIKGSRIYAVLKGAIDAGLDVPHKDVILPSEDRITGEHIAQYAQSLEKAEMEKKFSQYIQRGLKPMELPDHFQSIKEKIEKEVS, translated from the coding sequence ATGGCAAAAGGATCAAGATATAAAGTAGCATTTAAACGTAGAAGAGAAGGAAAAACCGACTACGGTGCAAGATTAAAACTAATCGGATTAGACAAACATCGTCTGGTAGTTCGAGTCACTGGCAATCACACCATAGCTCAAATAGTAGATGTGCAGATGGAGGGTGATGAAACCCTGGTATCAGCCCATTCCCAGGAACTTAAAAACATGGGATGGTTAGCCAGTGGTAAAAACACCTCTGCCGCCTACCTCACAGGATACCTTTGTGGTAAGAAAGCCATCAAAGAAGGTATTGAGGGAGCAGTCCTGGACATGGGACTGGCAACATCCATCAAGGGATCAAGAATTTACGCAGTTCTTAAAGGAGCAATAGATGCTGGTCTCGATGTACCTCACAAAGATGTTATCCTTCCTTCTGAAGACAGAATCACAGGAGAACACATAGCCCAGTACGCCCAATCATTAGAGAAGGCGGAAATGGAGAAAAAGTTCTCCCAGTACATCCAGCGGGGATTAAAACCCATGGAATTACCTGATCACTTTCAAAGTATCAAGGAAAAGATCGAAAAAGAGGTATCATAA
- a CDS encoding 50S ribosomal protein L19e: protein MNLTTQKRLAADLLKVGVNRVWIDPNNLEEVSRAITREGVNKLIQDGYIKARPKKGISSYRSKKIAEQKKKGRRKGRGSIKGAKGARTPKKKAWMTTIRALRKDLKDMRDEREINRTTYRKLYRMAKGGAFRSKSYMKTYARDHDLLR, encoded by the coding sequence ATGAATCTTACTACTCAGAAGAGACTAGCTGCAGACCTACTTAAAGTAGGTGTGAACAGGGTGTGGATAGACCCTAACAACCTGGAAGAGGTTTCACGGGCAATTACCCGGGAAGGAGTTAATAAACTCATCCAGGACGGGTACATCAAAGCACGACCCAAAAAGGGTATCAGCAGTTACCGATCAAAAAAGATAGCGGAACAGAAGAAGAAAGGAAGAAGAAAAGGTAGAGGAAGTATAAAAGGAGCTAAAGGGGCTAGAACCCCTAAGAAGAAAGCCTGGATGACTACCATCAGGGCACTCCGAAAAGACCTCAAGGACATGAGGGATGAACGTGAAATCAACCGGACCACCTACCGTAAGCTATATCGAATGGCTAAAGGTGGAGCATTCCGTAGTAAATCCTACATGAAAACCTACGCCAGGGACCACGACCTTTTAAGATAA
- a CDS encoding 50S ribosomal protein L32e: protein MRKPKFRRQEWHRYKKLGENWRKARGKLSKARRYQARKPAIPTIGYCSPRATKGLHPSGYQDILVCNIKDLENLDPATQAGRISSTIGLRKREVMLQKAKELGIKILN, encoded by the coding sequence ATGAGGAAACCAAAATTCAGGAGACAGGAATGGCACAGGTACAAAAAACTGGGCGAAAACTGGAGGAAAGCCAGAGGTAAACTCAGTAAAGCAAGAAGGTACCAAGCCCGAAAACCTGCAATACCTACCATTGGTTACTGCTCACCTAGAGCTACTAAAGGACTACATCCATCCGGATACCAGGATATTCTGGTGTGCAACATAAAAGATCTGGAAAATCTGGATCCTGCAACCCAGGCTGGAAGAATCAGTTCAACCATTGGACTTAGGAAAAGGGAAGTTATGCTCCAGAAAGCTAAGGAGCTGGGAATTAAAATCTTAAATTAA
- a CDS encoding 50S ribosomal protein L6 yields the protein MALAVVLREEVPVPEGVEITINQEVTVKGPKGELSRKFNQGNVTIKQEDSMVVLETRFPKKKDKAMLGTIRSHISNMIQGLTEGFTYRMKIVYAHFPMAVKASKDKVTIENFLGERHPRTAKIVGSVQVKVQGDEVIVTGINKEDVGQTMANLEQATKIKGRDPRVFQDGIYLVAKE from the coding sequence ATGGCTTTAGCAGTGGTTTTAAGGGAAGAAGTCCCCGTCCCAGAAGGCGTGGAAATCACCATTAACCAAGAAGTAACAGTTAAAGGACCCAAAGGAGAACTTTCACGAAAGTTTAATCAGGGTAACGTCACCATCAAACAGGAAGATAGTATGGTGGTCCTGGAAACTCGTTTCCCCAAAAAGAAGGATAAGGCTATGCTGGGCACCATCAGGTCTCACATCAGCAATATGATCCAAGGATTAACCGAAGGATTCACCTACCGGATGAAGATTGTTTACGCTCACTTTCCAATGGCTGTGAAAGCTTCCAAGGACAAAGTAACCATTGAAAACTTCCTGGGAGAAAGACATCCTCGTACCGCTAAAATAGTTGGCAGTGTACAGGTTAAGGTTCAAGGTGATGAAGTGATCGTTACCGGTATAAACAAGGAAGACGTGGGTCAGACAATGGCCAACCTTGAACAGGCTACAAAAATCAAGGGAAGAGACCCCAGGGTGTTCCAGGATGGAATATACCTGGTGGCTAAGGAGTGA
- a CDS encoding 30S ribosomal protein S8: MTLMDPLANALTNMRNNEIQGNNKCTVSPASKMIGQVLRTMQKEGYIGEFEYVDDDKAGMFTVELEGNINKCGVIKPRHAVKKDEFEKFEKRYLPSKNFGIMIVTTPEGIMTHQEAKERGIGGRLLVYVY, from the coding sequence ATGACACTTATGGATCCTCTGGCCAACGCCCTGACCAACATGCGGAATAACGAGATACAGGGAAACAACAAATGTACAGTATCTCCCGCATCCAAGATGATCGGGCAAGTCCTGAGGACGATGCAAAAAGAAGGTTACATTGGTGAATTTGAATACGTGGACGATGATAAGGCCGGTATGTTCACCGTGGAACTAGAGGGAAATATAAACAAGTGCGGTGTGATAAAGCCCAGGCACGCCGTGAAAAAAGATGAATTCGAAAAATTCGAAAAACGATACCTACCATCAAAGAACTTCGGAATAATGATAGTAACAACACCCGAAGGGATAATGACCCACCAAGAAGCCAAAGAACGTGGTATCGGTGGTAGATTATTGGTATACGTTTATTAA
- a CDS encoding 30S ribosomal protein S14, producing MIILPRKYGKASRKCRRCGDHSALVRRYGLMLCRQCFRELAPKIGFKKYN from the coding sequence GTGATAATTTTGCCAAGAAAATACGGAAAGGCATCCAGGAAATGTAGAAGGTGCGGAGACCACTCTGCTTTAGTTAGAAGATATGGCCTCATGCTCTGCAGGCAATGTTTCCGGGAACTCGCCCCTAAAATAGGATTTAAGAAGTATAATTAG
- a CDS encoding 50S ribosomal protein L5, with protein MNPMQQVRIAKATVNIGVGEAGERLARAEKLLQNITSQKPVRTISKVTNPEFGIRKGQPIACKVTLRGEKANEAVKLILSGIDYKIKPRQFDSQGNLSFGIREHIDIPGMRYDPDIGIFGMNVNITFEKPGYRIKRRKVQRKHIPHKHQVTEDETMEYMKENFQIQLESDKDE; from the coding sequence ATGAACCCCATGCAGCAGGTACGCATAGCCAAAGCCACTGTCAACATTGGTGTGGGAGAAGCCGGTGAAAGACTGGCAAGAGCAGAAAAACTGCTTCAGAATATCACCAGCCAGAAACCAGTGCGAACTATTTCCAAGGTAACCAACCCCGAATTCGGAATCCGAAAGGGACAACCAATAGCCTGCAAAGTAACCCTGCGTGGTGAAAAGGCTAATGAGGCTGTGAAACTCATTCTCTCTGGAATTGACTACAAAATCAAACCACGACAGTTTGACAGCCAGGGAAACTTATCCTTTGGAATAAGGGAACATATTGATATTCCTGGAATGCGCTACGATCCGGATATTGGAATATTCGGCATGAACGTTAACATAACCTTCGAAAAACCTGGATACAGGATAAAAAGAAGGAAAGTACAGCGAAAGCACATTCCTCATAAACACCAGGTCACTGAAGATGAGACCATGGAGTACATGAAGGAAAATTTCCAGATTCAATTAGAATCTGATAAAGATGAATAG